In Candidatus Desulforudis audaxviator MP104C, a genomic segment contains:
- a CDS encoding spore coat protein, with product MHHLNDRDIVTDCLEGTKHASGTFHRAVIEASNDNIRNAFFRMHNDTLMMNKTLFDLMHQRGWYHVEPATGMGMRTQFQQQSPHYTAYRPEMQQFQGPNPGAF from the coding sequence ATGCATCACCTGAACGACCGTGATATCGTGACCGACTGCCTCGAGGGTACCAAGCACGCGTCCGGCACTTTTCACCGGGCCGTCATCGAGGCATCCAACGACAACATCCGAAACGCCTTTTTCCGGATGCACAACGACACCCTGATGATGAACAAAACCCTGTTCGATCTTATGCATCAGCGGGGATGGTACCACGTCGAACCGGCCACCGGAATGGGGATGCGGACCCAGTTCCAGCAGCAATCTCCACACTACACCGCTTACCGCCCGGAGATGCAGCAGTTCCAGGGACCCAACCCCGGCGCTTTTTAG